The Spodoptera frugiperda isolate SF20-4 chromosome 25, AGI-APGP_CSIRO_Sfru_2.0, whole genome shotgun sequence genome includes the window TAAGCAAGTAATGACGAACGACTGACTAAGATTGTATTAAGTTACTGTCATTGTTGATATGAATTATGTCTAAAGAGTTGAGTGCTTTGATAGGTACAACTTATGCTGTTAGAGATTAAGAATATACTTTACggattattttacaaaactttaTGTGCCGTAGGTGCTCGTTTGCTGTGATTCTTTTTAACAGCAACAACGTCACGTATTTTATCTCCTAATGtaggtaatgccactgtacaatgtctcatgtaataaggtatgagtgagcctattgccatataccgagcagAATTACAGACTCTGTGCTGctagtgagaaattttcgaaaaaccaaaaaaaagtactgtaatacttttgcccgatccggaaatcgaacccgagacccattgtccAGCAGTCTTTATTGTTATAcgtatatttacataaatatctgacaataCAATGATCAACAGAAATGAATGATAGAAATGGTCAAATGGTTTTCTTCCAAACATTTGACTTTTATCTGTTTTTGTATCCAAAACAAACACGGTTACGAAAGGCCTACGCTGTTTACTACGAAATCCGTAGCGCAGGCTACACACGCCTACGAAAATAATATCACTACAACTCCAGCCTAAACaagataacaaaaatacaaagacAACTTCtacaatattatcataaatGTTTTGCCTAATGGTATAAAGTAATAGTGACActaatttgaaccttattgtTTTAACTTATAGTTAGTAAGCTGATGAATTTCAAGATACTTATCAAGATACAAATTCCCATGCGCActaatctaataataatgatgtttaCTAGGTTACCTGAATGGATGCCTTCTTCTCGAATAGCACAATGAGTCACAAAGTCGCTGACATGTACAAAATATCAGTTCTCAGAGGCCACGGTCACTCACTAAGCAAAGGATGTGCTTATCTGAATAGTGCGCGTCGGACTCGGGCTTACGTTACATAGTAATCTAATAAACGCCGACATTTACTGTACCAACATGTGTAACACGTCTAATAAATCGTTACATGTCACCCTGAATGCGATTTCACGAATTTTCGGTTTGTAATAATGGTTGGAAAATCAATTAAACTtcagcaataaaatatgtaattgcaCACCAAAAATTAAGGCGAAACCGTAAAAACCTCAAAGCAAACATCACTAGATCGTAAAAGGTGATGAATGGAGGGTTCAAGATCAGGCAATGATCCGccggctgcgcgcgcgccgctccgAGCGCCCGCGCCATTTTGTAGGCGGAGCTTGCGAAGTCGTTCGTGTCGGAGCGCATCTTCCTTTTAACTCGGTAATCCGTGGAAGCACTGCGTTGGAAAGAGAAAAGTAGCTGTGGAGTAGTGAACAgctatgtatgtaatatgtttgtCATCTCCTCCATACCTGATGAACTATTTTTGAGATTGGTAGTCAGGTTATTCACTATACTATCTACATAGCTAGAACCCATCTTTATGGAATGATAACATGAAGTATTTTCACACCTTTGTTCAATATTTTCATCGCTTTCTGTATAACGCCttgtttttattctaaaataaacttGAAATCACGTCTGTTGTCTGTTTACGAGATAAACAGTagttacaaaaagaaaataaaaattacaatagtcGTAGTATTAATGTTTACTACAGTGGCAGTGATTGTTTATGGAAAAGATCAGCAACCCGCGAGCGCATCCGTGGACCGACACGTATTTATAGCACCATTcgataataatgatttatttatttataacgacATCGCGTTACGTCAGGACTgtggagtaagtagtcaactcggaccacatacctacggcccatttgggacgagttggggaaattaaaaataaattaagtttttagtggtcaactcgtcccactttttttttgtatggatctttaaactttatcaatgtttggtacagttagcaacacaagattaaacatatttttttataggttttttctttactttcgttttgttcatagattatttcatattaaaaaatcctgacgaaGCCTGATGAACCtcttttttagtgtcggttaaataattgattacctaatttttttagcaatcgcacaaattcatgtcttaaccaaaattactaagaatagtaaacatgtgtggcttaaacaatggtcatggcggtcccttatgaagtaaatgataacatagatagaatgaagttcctagaaaatcttttgttttcaacaaagtaatagaactttattatttccacactaacccttttgctactgactgtaccttatctcattgtggtagtgacgtgggacgagttgaccactaaaaatattattttattttattttctgcaactcgtcccaaatgggccgtaggtatgtggtccgagttgactacttactcggaCTGTGACGCTAAAATGATATTGAGGAACTGACAGATTTTGATACATACTGTTTTTTCTGTTTAATGGATTGAATCATTAAAGACGTGTGACGTGATCTGTCTATAAACATGGTACTGCGTATGATGCACAGCTGATACAGTACCTATGTAGTATGTGCATCGGAATGTCTCGTTCTAGACTAAGGACTATCAATGCCAAAATTACTTCCTATTATAGATAAGAAGGTGTGTGGGCGCTGCCGAACAATAAACTCCTTGTTGTATTATCAATCTCGGTGTTTCTAAGATgcagcaatttattttaaaacacagcGTAGCGTCATAGATTAATGTGCAGCAATAAAGTggaagtttatttaataaagctCGTTACAATGTCTTCCTCTTCATTCTCTTCAATGGTGGGAAGAACTGCCAAACGCCATTGATTCTTCATTTTACGGTTCCTAAACTAAATCATATGTTGACCGAATAAAGTTGGTTTTCGATTGGACTCTTTAGTTTACACGTGTGCGAGTAAATAAATCCGGCAAGTTTAATGCAAAACTTTTGGTTTACGCTTTATGGTAAATATTTGGTGTACGTCGTATAACTGTTTTATAGTTCTAGTAAAATGTTTGGTTTAATTGTGCTAGGTCAAGAGCGGGCGTTCGACAGGCGTCCTTGCGACGGGTAAATATTATTGTCTAAGCGGGTTTTCCGCTGTTTGGGTGTTTGTATGAGTTTGTGGATGATACAGACGGGGATCCGCCAGTGCAATGACCGCACTCATACACATGACCACACATCCTGTGACCAAACACTCTGAACCGCCAGTCTGTTCTAGCTACTGAcatcttaaataataaatactcaaaGCATTTCTTGAACTTACCCAAGATACCGATGGATTCGGTGAAAAAACGTCATTTTACAGGACTTCTTCTCAGAACAAGTTgcttatatatttatgtaacttaTTCTCGTCGAGCCAGTTAAGGCAACAAGTTTCAGTCTCTCTTCAGTTTTTGCGCGTGATGGGTTAGCGTTTCAGCGAGTATCGGTTTGCCAATAAGCTGGAGTATAGAGGCGGACGTGGGAGTGGTGCCGTGAAGCGGTGGGGCGGCAGCGGGGCGGCGCTGGGCGGCGCGCGGCGAGGCATTCggaggcggcgcgcgcgcactgTAAGCTCGCACGCGTACCGACGCACACGCACGAGCACGCATGAAGACCGAGGACCAAACCACGGAGGAGGCGGCGCGCCGCGCGCCTGCCACCCGAAGACAAGAAAAGCCACCCTTCTCTTACATAGCCCTTATAGTGATGGCTATACGACACTCGCCAAACAAAAGATTGACACTCAGCGAAATCTATGCGTTCCTGCAGCAACAGTTTCCATTTTTCCGCAGTTCATATCAAGGCTGGAAGAATTCTGTGCGCCATAATTTAAGTTTGAACGAATGTTTCGTGAAATTACCCAAAGGCTTGGGCAGGCCGGGGAAAGGGCACTACTGGACGATCGATCCATCATCAGAATTTATGTTCGAAGAAGGTTCGTTCAGAAGAAGACCGCGTGGTTTCCGTCGGAAGTGCCAAGCGTTGAAGCCTCAGTTTGGAAGCGGGAGTTATCTCTGTGGGGGTGGCGTGCCGGCCCTGCCACCGTCACAGCCGACGGGCTACGAGCTCGCCAGTGGCAGCGGAGCAGGGTCCAGTGGCGGCGGGTCCATAGACTATGGTGCGTGCGCGTACTCCCACGCCAGCTCGAGCCAGCAGCTGGCGTACGGCGGGGAGTACTGCGCGTACGGGGCCATCAACGAGCGCGAGTGGCCGCTGGCGTACGGCGGCGTGGAGGCTGGGTACCGGCCGCCGCCAGCCTCGCCGCCGCCGCACCACGACCTGCCGGACCTCATCCCGAACTATCAGTACGCTGTAGCTAATGAACATGGTGAgtactatattatttttaagattaaAGTAAACCATAAAAAGCCTCTTTCTGGCTCGGCCTTCTAGTTAAGGCTGATCACGACATTTAAGTCCTACGTTCAATATTTCTACTTCTAGTTATTTAGGAATGCAGTActtaatttttcataaaatcagaGGCACGTTTTGCCTACtctaattaaagaaatattcatttattgcCAATGAGAGTACTAAATGAGTTCGGGCAAACTAATTTGATATTCTTGCTTCAAGCTTAAATGACTACCTATTTAAAACAACTATCGAATTATTTaagaagtaattattatttctgctacacatatttacttcaaaaaatattttcagtacaataatccaaattattaataaagaacCTACTCTATTTCTTTTTATCCTACGTAAAATCAAATGCAGCTAGTTACCTGCTATCATatggattttataaataatttgtcaCCAAAGCAACGGCTCCAGCCGTGTGGATTTTAATAGATTTCTCTCAAGTAGGCCTCGATTTTGTTGGAATATCGGGATTAAAAGTACTCttctattattattacactGAATTCATTTACAAAAGTTAGAAAAATTCTAAATCGGTCAAGTATAGTTATGGAGCTTATTAAATGCAAGGAATTAGACAAAGCTTTCCTCTTTTTAATGACATAAAAgaaaagcaaaaatatattttttgtaaactatATAATACCAACAAATAACAATCTTACACCTTACACTAACTTACCCacaatatttactaaacacTAAGATCTCTTTTCAAGAAGAAATGGCgtaaaatataatcattattgTCATAAGTGCTTGTAGGAgtattaaacagtattttataaaataagttcaaataatttcaaataaatactgCAAAGGCTTCTACACCTGTTATGCTGAAAAAAGGGCAGTTCAACAttcaaatcaaagtcaaattatttatttcaataaaattaaactataaataggtacttttgaagtttcaacaaataaagaaagaaataatagcCTGTCAGTCTGTACGTACCAAAGTgtagtatataaaaaataatttgcattTATTACTTCAAAGAATGTCAAAAAGGTGCTCTAAAGCTTTTCATATTATTCTTTCTTAGTGATTGGTTAGCAGAATTCTCAGCACTGATATAATTATCTAAGTATTACTTTCTAAACAACACGTCTTGTAAACCAATCaatgattttcatttaatattgtcAATTTAAAGTGTTATTCTGAtatcattatttgttttatttcactttattCAAGTTATGTTTGAACGTCTGTTTAAAAGTcttatgttatgtaaaaattgttttaatttaagaattatttaattattatcttctGGATTTTAAGTtctttaagttaaataattctttaaagTCTTTTGAATAATGTCCATAATTTGTCTTAACATTCTCCTTTTAAGTTACTACGCGGAACATTGAACATTAAATACCGTAAGTTGAATATGAACGTTTTAtgatctaaataatttaataacgtgCCAAATTATTTACTATGCTTAAGCTATTGAGCTCTTATGTTATATTTGCATCAAATGCACTAAGCTGTAAATACTTCATTAAATTTAACGCATCCTACAGTAGCTATGCGATGCGACGGTGAAGTGATGAGACGTAAGTTGATCACAAGAAACTCTAAAGGtttactgaaaataataaatacaattattctattatttgCCTTTAGAAAAGGCGTGTCAATGTTGGACACTTTAATTTGTGACAGAAATCTTTAAGCTGCTTTATACAATTGAAGGTATACCAGATAATTATGCTACGTtgatgtggatgcgtttggcttccaacaatcatattcatcgatacacacagcttagcactAATAGaaactttgcggcggcgcatctttatagcacagatgtgctataaagatgcgccgccgcaaagtttCGAGTAAGATTACTCGCACAACTATATAgtttagtatcggtggaaacggtcacatagtttcacagcttagctattacatcttcgtagcatagctacataaaatCTCTGGGCGAAAAGCAGCTCTCTCCCCAGCTCTTATATACGTGTCTATCTGTCTGGAACATAGTCATTCGTAAAGTAACAAGAAAAAGGGTAGATTTGTTAAGTAGAACATTAAGatttagtaagagtctgtcacttcttctcgcctcactcaaggcgggagacaAATTGAATTGCTGAATTTTACTCCTTAAAAAAGATTCTGTAGTTTTTAAagtatagttttaaattaagtttgttaTGTTACTTGGGCTCTAACAACTAAGCAATGAGCTTATGGCCTTGAATCAAGCACAAATCCGTTCTCCGCATTATTTCGAAGAATTTTAGAAATACTTTTCTGTATCTTATATCGAGTAATCTAATGTTCAGCCACTTACTTTTACAACCACTTACAgacgaaattattattaatcgatCACAATTCAAAAAAGTCTAAAGCGATAATCGTTTTAGACAGAAACTCAAAAGAATTAATGGATTGATATCGGCAATTAATCATCGAAACAGACTGAATAGTGGAGAGATATATTTTCAAATTCATTTACACAGTTTTGGGCGTCGTAAATAGAAAGCTATTAGACTGATTTCGCTATAAATACTCATTAGACGAAACTCATTATGCAATTAACCAAGACTTGCACTCGGACGATATTTCTAAACAAATTTATTCTAAGACTGATTTATAGGAAGGTTGGGTATAAATGCGACTGCTGCGCACAAGGTCGCCGTGATCCCCGGGTCGAGCAACGTATTATTAGGTGTTTTCTATAAAAGTACTGATGGAATTTAGCCCGATTTACTGCCGTAACGCGCTTTAGTACAATCGTACAACATGAAcctattaaacataattatgttatatactAATTGGCTTTTACTTCATTAACGTAGTCAAAAGAAAATACTTCCCATGTCCAGTAACCAAAATCCATCAACAAAAATGGGAAAAATGCGacgtgaaataaaaagaaaacataattttaaagattttttactaAATGTACGATAAGCAAATCTTTGTCAGAAATAATTTTGCAAAACCAAATAACCAATTAATTTCAGAAttcaactaaaaatataaatttactGCTAtcattccattttcaaatgcATCTGGCGGACACTGGCCATCTAGAAACTAAATCGGCAgattacctaaaaaaaaaactatttgccACAACTAAAATTACAAAGGAGGTTAAACACACAATTGGTCGAAAGTTACCGAATAACGTAGTGTTGCCACACGCATAGATCTTTTAACAAGTATTGAATCAGATATCCTGTTGGGAGGGAGCACCACTCGAGGCTGGGCGATGACGGCTCTGATCCTGAACTCACCTCGAGTGGGTTCGAGTGGTTTGAGAACAACATTACGCATACCCCGTAGTACCCATTCATAGTTAAAGTGACGCACGGTAGgccgaaaataattaaataattaatgctaACTGTTATGCTAACATAGGAATACTTTTACCAGCTTTTTTATTTGGTGTAAGACAGACAAAAGACACGAAAATACGATCTAAggaagatattataatatttttattaggagAGTCGAGGAGAGTGAAACGTGAACTTTCTTGCGTACTAAGTTACAAGTCATGGTCAGAAACTTGTTGCGCCGAAAATAGATCAATTAACAccttatttaaattttgttcgACATCATtacctaataaattatttttcttgtacAACTACCATTGGTAACAAAGCTTACGGCGCCCGCCTGATGATAAGCGTCGCAGTAGCTGATACCGTAGCCTAAGTAACATTCCTATTTTATTTGCGTTTGTAAAATATCACGTTTATCCCTTAAAGAGGTAGACAGACTTTGCTAAATCTTATAGTTAACTATAATATTTTCTGGACATATCAGTCGCATTGTAGTaggaacaaaaatataacttccCCTAGCTACAAATCCAGTATCTATCTTAGGTCGTCTGTAGGTGAAACGCACACGTAGACAGTTGCATCGCTTCCTTACACATACGAGCTACACCAAACATGCGCACTTTCGCAAACGACTTCCTTCTGTTTACTAGTCCCCTAGTACTCCGTTTCCATAAAGCTGCCTCCAATCAATAACTGCACCAAACTAAGAGTTGCGCTGTAATCGTCTAGGGTGCAATGTATTGATCACTTGGGGCTTGTAATCGGCTGAGGTACTAGGGTATCATCATCTAGTAGGATGTTACTTTTAAGGCTGAATGTTTTTACTTTCAAACAACTGTTGCTTCGGTTACTACGGGATGGAATAGacattaattaagtaggtacttattagttatttagtgttaggaatttaacgtaCAATTATCATTGAATGTCTTACTACTTGGTTTCGCCGCAACTGCCACTGGTTTATATATAGGTATTCTAAACAAATGTTAAGTGTAACATAATGACACATTTTATTAACAGGGTAGACAGAGGTATTCATATTAAAAGTAACTTAATCATTTAATGGGAATACATAATATACCGTACCTAGTGACATTTCGCCAATAATGTTATAAGTGTAGATCAATGACAAAGTATAATGACAAGGGACTATTCATAAATCGTATCCATCAGAcactaaatgataaatgataaatgatatttattttgcaaataggttataatataacacttttacaagtcaatctctaaaataactagatgggGCCGGCCACTTGTAATTACTTGATCAATGAGgtttaaatattagtatttcTGCTGCGTGATGCAGTGACTGGGCAGCAACTTATTGTATGCAGATTGTATGTATGaccaagttttaaaaaaatacttattacgtAGAATGTAATAAGACCTTTGTGTACATGCCTTGTTATCTACAGAAATATGACTAACCTAATTATGATAAAGCCCGACCTCTTAAAAATCGATAATGCATCTATTAATCATCTTTTATCGAGCCGAGCAATTGACACCTACTTCAAAAATTTTAGAGCAACGTTCGAGATTTCAAGTCGTTGAACAATTAAGATTAAGCAACTACTACTAtactgtacctatttatttcttactCGTAATGTGAATACACAAAGGtcactattgtttttttataccttTAGGGACCTGCAGCTGTGCAGGGAAACTTAGGTACTTAGGTGCTTGGATCACAGAAAGTTAGGTACTAGGTTAAATATACATCATGATCTGGCTGTTAAACAGTCAAACATTTCATGAAATGTAACTACTAGTATTCCAATACTTACATTACATTAGCATTTCAAGAAGTAAAAATCTACGATATGGATTCGACATgtagatttaaattaataaattgatcaGTGTACATAAAATCTCTtagaaatgttttaaagttGATTTATGACAATAATAAGCTCGTTCCAACATAAAAACTGCGCATTTTTACAtctaaaaatgtacctaccctttagaaaattaaaagcCCGTTGTTACAAATTGTTGAGtgaaaaacaaagttatttaaagGAAACCTTATTTTCCCCACCAGGTTGCCCAGCAACCCATAACGAGGTATTACCGGTTGCATAGCAACCAAACTTTGTACCTTTTTGAAATAAGAACATTTTAAGATATTCGGAGAAACGTGTTCGTTAAGATTCAATGTTTTTAAGTTGAGTTTATTTACGTAGGTactcattgtttttcttttttattaaatataggGGCCTAATGTACAGTGTAATTTCCTGAGCTCTCGCAATTTAACTACAAATCGATTTCACTCATTTTTCAAcaattatattgtttgttacAAGAAGGTTACAAGGTGATACAGAGAATATTTCccagaattatttaaattataagtccaaCACTATACATTCTACTCTTTGTTACCTaacaacaaattttaattataattttattaacttggCTTTCCTACTACTTATTCGATTTCACgacagtaattattatttctgtaaCGCAACCAGTAGCGTCATacatggtgaaaaatgggtatCACATAAGTACACCTCTGAAAATCCAATCAGGGAAATGAAAAccgcgatatttgaaatcgtATTGTGACTAGTTGCGAAGCTTTCTTGCACTTTACTACGCATGCGGTTAATCCTCGGTTGACGTCATGTACCCTTGACGACCACAATGCTATCTACCACCTCCACTTTATGGCCTCCTAGTACTGATTTTATCATATAGGCCTGAATTCCATACAGAAATTCCGAAACTAAATCctgcatttttataaaaaaaataccgtaAAAACGCAAGCCCTGATCCTCACACGGGTTGGAAATGCCGCGTGCGTTGACTGACGTAC containing:
- the LOC118267415 gene encoding forkhead box protein F2 isoform X1 encodes the protein MKTEDQTTEEAARRAPATRRQEKPPFSYIALIVMAIRHSPNKRLTLSEIYAFLQQQFPFFRSSYQGWKNSVRHNLSLNECFVKLPKGLGRPGKGHYWTIDPSSEFMFEEGSFRRRPRGFRRKCQALKPQFGSGSYLCGGGVPALPPSQPTGYELASGSGAGSSGGGSIDYGACAYSHASSSQQLAYGGEYCAYGAINEREWPLAYGGVEAGYRPPPASPPPHHDLPDLIPNYQYAVANEHGSAPMFAGMRGVHGQMLSGGSSISGLGGFGLSSPLPALPPERKVYSSPPPTPLPTLPSPASVPTPGPPPSSSSSVHTYYQ
- the LOC118267415 gene encoding forkhead box protein F2 isoform X2 — translated: MKTEDQTTEEAARRAPATRRQEKPPFSYIALIVMAIRHSPNKRLTLSEIYAFLQQQFPFFRSSYQGWKNSVRHNLSLNECFVKLPKGLGRPGKGHYWTIDPSSEFMFEEGSFRRRPRGFRRKCQALKPQFGSGSYLCGGGVPALPPSQPTGYELASGSGAGSSGGGSIDYGACAYSHASSSQQLAYGGEYCAYGAINEREWPLAYGGVEAGYRPPPASPPPHHDLPDLIPNYQYAVANEHGRIVGAIPEYHSPFVT